A DNA window from Schistocerca gregaria isolate iqSchGreg1 chromosome 2, iqSchGreg1.2, whole genome shotgun sequence contains the following coding sequences:
- the LOC126336538 gene encoding proline-rich protein 2-like isoform X2 codes for MRATVAALLLCLVVSACRSQETPPGPPGPTEGPQPTGPPGPPTGGPDPTGQPTGGPEPTGPPGPPTGGPEPTGEPQPTGGPQPTGGPEPTGEPQPTGGPQPTGPPGPAGSF; via the exons ATGAGGGCGACAGTGGCAGCTCTTCTCCTGTGTCTTGTG GTATCAGCATGCCGCAGCCAAGAGACTCCACCTGGCCCTCCTGGACCAACTGAGGGGCCACaaccaactggtccaccaggtccaCCAACTGGAGGTCCTGATCCAACTGGTCAACCAACTGGGGGTCCTGAACCAACTGGACCACCAGGTCCACCAACTGGAGGTCCTGAACCAACTGGAGAGCCCCAACCAACTGGAGGGCCACAACCAACTGGTGGCCCTGAACCAACTGGTGAACCTCAGCCTACTGGAGGGCCTCAACCTACTGGACCACCAGGACCAGCTGGCAGTTTTTAG